Proteins co-encoded in one Brassica oleracea var. oleracea cultivar TO1000 chromosome C4, BOL, whole genome shotgun sequence genomic window:
- the LOC106338401 gene encoding glutathione S-transferase T3-like: MDFNPFQDSAKFVELLSSQQKVVFGSQGSASRSSSQVPFFIQGTEEGRDLPAERKERRAWTPTDDIVLISSWLNTSKDPVVGNEQKSVAFWTRVATYFSASPKLAGSEKREGPQCKQRWHKLNEAVCKFCGAYEAATREKNSGMNENDVVKLAQEIFFNNYKKKFTLEHAWKELRHDQKWCEVAAAKNESTSKRRKFEDGSHSASSQVPENPAAVDGTSRPPGVKASKARGKNPQAEEKRLSDFQSMWSIKQNDLAMKERLSKMRILENLLAKDPPLADYEEVIMKKLINELMSTTCHVKVKKIELELVKEYFFVSAF, translated from the exons ATGGATTTCAATCCATTCCAAGACTCTGCAAAATTTGTTGAACTACTAAGTAGTCAACAAAAGGTAGTCTTTGGGAGTCAAGGCAGTGCTTCTCGGTCATCATCGCAAGTTCCTTTCTTCATTCAAGGTACAGAGGAAGGTCGCGATCTTCCAGCAGAGCGTAAGGAGCGAAGAGCGTGGACTCCAACAGATGATATAGTGCTTATTAGCTCGTGGTTGAACACGAGCAAGGATCCAGTTGTTGGGAATGAGCAGAAGTCAGTCGCTTTCTGGACAAGAGTTGCAACATACTTTTCAGCTTCTCCTAAGCTTGCTGGCAGTGAAAAAAGAGAGGGTCCTCAATGCAAGCAACGCTGGCACAAGCTGAATGAAGCAGTTTGCAAGTTTTGTGGGGCGTATGAAGCAGCAACAAGAGAGAAAAACAGTGGTATGAACGAGAATGACGTTGTAAAATTAGCTCAAGAAATCTTTTTTAACAACTATAAAAAGAAGTTCACTCTAGAACACGCGTGGAAGGAGCTCCGCCATGACCAGAAGTGGTGTGAGGTCGCTGCAGCTAAAAATGAAAGCACCTCCAAAAGAAGGAAGTTCGAGGATGGAAGTCATTCAGCCAGCTCTCAAGTCCCTGAAAACCCTGCTGCTGTGGATGGAACATCTCGTCCCCCGGGTGTTAAGGCTTCAAAAGCTCGTGGGAAGAACCCACAGGCTGAGGAGAAACGGCTGTCTGACTTCCAGAGTATGTGGAGCATCAAGCAGAATGACTTGGCAATGAAGGAAAGACTCTCCAAGATGAGGATACTTGAGAATCTTCTTGCAAAAGACCCACCACTAGCTGATTATGAAGAAGTGATTATGAAGAAGCTGATAAATGAGTTGAT GAGTACTACTTGTCAT GTCAAGGTCAAGAAGATCGAACTTGAACTTGTGAAGGAGTACTTCTTTGTCTCTGCGTTTTAA